In Sedimenticola thiotaurini, the following proteins share a genomic window:
- a CDS encoding spermidine synthase — MPHNGELLYHCRDEWGGLSVYQESNRRMLCFGNQIEQSCIDIHQPARLCHPYTQVMMLGFLLAPNATHCTLLGLGAGALVQAVLTHYALCRIDAVELRPRVVELAREWFALPEERRLRLHHKDAWEYLSHHPLPTDLLLTDLYVSDGMNELQAQQQFLAACRSALKPGGILVANYWLKSPLTSHALNEALQNVFDQQVVTLSIPDGNCIAFAFDAGIPRLHGKRFIQAAEVSGKLMDIPLQRHARALLHENRLAFRCSRRTD, encoded by the coding sequence ATGCCCCACAACGGAGAACTGCTGTACCACTGCCGGGACGAGTGGGGAGGCCTATCGGTCTATCAGGAGAGTAATCGGCGCATGCTCTGTTTCGGCAACCAGATCGAACAGAGTTGCATCGATATTCACCAGCCGGCCCGGCTCTGCCATCCCTATACCCAGGTGATGATGCTCGGATTCCTGCTGGCGCCCAACGCCACCCACTGCACTCTGCTGGGACTGGGTGCCGGCGCACTGGTCCAAGCGGTACTCACCCACTATGCCCTCTGCCGGATCGATGCGGTAGAACTGCGCCCCCGGGTGGTGGAGCTGGCCCGGGAGTGGTTTGCATTGCCCGAGGAGAGGCGGCTGCGCCTGCACCACAAAGACGCCTGGGAGTACCTGAGCCATCACCCGCTCCCTACCGACCTGCTGCTGACCGATCTCTATGTCAGTGACGGAATGAACGAGTTGCAGGCCCAGCAGCAGTTCCTGGCCGCCTGCCGCAGCGCACTGAAACCGGGCGGCATCCTGGTCGCCAACTACTGGCTGAAGAGCCCACTCACCAGCCACGCCCTCAATGAGGCGTTACAGAACGTCTTCGATCAACAAGTGGTCACCCTGAGCATACCGGATGGCAACTGCATCGCCTTCGCTTTTGATGCCGGCATACCACGACTGCATGGCAAACGGTTTATTCAGGCGGCGGAAGTATCGGGAAAGCTCATGGACATCCCGCTACAAAGACACGCCCGGGCACTGCTGCATGAGAATCGACTGGCCTTTCGCTGTTCACGCCGGACAGACTGA
- a CDS encoding DUF2868 domain-containing protein has protein sequence MNIWEKSLLLMRLRRRLESERSIDWQTLHKRDRSWALTQPRQSAWQLLQGWLGQWEGMPRGGINLSVFGASAMALVIGFVLMSGLLAFQPFQRINLLWFIAFAVVLPFAWWLLALFFTSAQVPFPLRTLVMHRLLPGEVPAGLTALLKPTLIALGQQLSLLFSLGMLIAFLLYLLMTDLAFGWSSTLDLGSGLVHRITSLLAWPWSTVWPAAVPTVELIEQTHYFRAAPLAVEQPALFGQWWRFLLMCLLVYVLLPRLVTTALARLRLSRMLVRVRDRDALISGLWQRLTTGLVDQEMESVEQREGDNPATEMESLTGHYGQIVCWGIWPEELINPLRAQLVGGGAGTRWIEVESSTAPESVQASLANLPDQPLLLLCKGWEPPTGELADLCQLLAQQRSRLFLWPVPLEGMAAARQSQLIQSWKSFMRQIPDRVHLVSENVPGRS, from the coding sequence ATGAACATCTGGGAAAAGAGCCTGTTGCTGATGCGCCTGCGCCGGCGACTGGAGAGCGAACGCTCCATCGACTGGCAGACCCTGCACAAACGGGATCGGAGCTGGGCCCTTACACAGCCCCGGCAGTCAGCCTGGCAGCTTTTGCAGGGTTGGCTGGGGCAGTGGGAAGGGATGCCCCGCGGGGGGATCAATCTGTCTGTTTTTGGTGCCTCTGCCATGGCGCTGGTGATCGGTTTTGTCCTGATGTCCGGGCTGCTTGCGTTTCAGCCGTTTCAACGTATCAATCTGCTCTGGTTTATCGCCTTCGCAGTGGTGTTGCCTTTTGCCTGGTGGTTGCTGGCACTCTTTTTTACCTCCGCACAGGTGCCGTTTCCCCTGCGCACACTGGTTATGCACCGCCTGCTCCCGGGGGAGGTGCCGGCCGGGTTGACAGCCTTGCTGAAGCCGACCCTGATCGCCCTGGGTCAGCAACTGTCACTGCTGTTCTCATTGGGTATGTTGATCGCCTTTCTGCTCTATCTGTTGATGACCGACCTCGCCTTCGGCTGGTCCTCGACCCTGGATCTGGGCAGTGGGCTGGTGCACCGGATCACCAGCCTGCTGGCCTGGCCCTGGTCGACAGTCTGGCCGGCGGCGGTCCCGACGGTGGAGTTGATTGAGCAGACCCACTACTTCCGTGCCGCCCCGCTGGCGGTCGAGCAGCCGGCCCTGTTCGGCCAGTGGTGGCGCTTCCTGCTGATGTGCCTGCTGGTCTACGTGTTGTTGCCGCGCCTGGTTACCACCGCCCTGGCGCGTCTGCGCCTGAGCCGGATGCTGGTGCGGGTGCGGGATCGTGATGCCCTGATCAGCGGCCTCTGGCAGCGTCTCACCACCGGCCTGGTGGACCAGGAGATGGAGTCGGTGGAACAGCGGGAGGGCGACAATCCAGCCACCGAAATGGAGTCCCTCACGGGCCATTACGGGCAGATCGTCTGTTGGGGTATCTGGCCCGAAGAACTGATCAATCCGTTGCGTGCACAACTGGTGGGCGGAGGGGCCGGGACCCGGTGGATTGAAGTGGAGAGCTCCACCGCCCCGGAGTCTGTCCAGGCGTCCCTCGCCAACCTCCCGGACCAACCCCTGCTGCTGCTCTGCAAAGGGTGGGAACCGCCCACGGGTGAGCTGGCCGATCTCTGCCAGTTGCTGGCGCAACAGCGCAGCCGCCTGTTTCTCTGGCCGGTGCCGCTGGAGGGAATGGCCGCTGCGCGCCAGAGCCAGCTGATTCAGTCATGGAAATCGTTTATGCGACAGATACCGGACCGGGTGCACCTGGTCAGTGAAAATGTGCCCGGCCGGAGCTGA
- a CDS encoding DUF3482 domain-containing protein produces the protein MADYPILAVVGHPNKGKSSVVSALTQNDQVHISPLSGTTRVAQHFSLKLDGETVFELVDTPGFQRAAKCLAWLRVEELPADQRPARVAEFVEQFRSSGQFFDEVELLKPIVAGAGIIYVVDGSLPYSPEYETEMEILRWTGRPRLALINPIGGDAYVAQWQQALNQYFSLVKQFDPLHASFDQHLQLLRSFGELDSRPGRIFDQAIEQLEQYRRQKLEQAARILVENLYRLLTYQQSSSRLEQAAREQLPELLPAEISRFNQHLNWLERDGQQQLEALFLYHRLESDLARLEVRQSELMDESQWTLWGLEKKQLVLVSAAAGATLGLLADAGLGGSSLFAGAIGGGVLGGVSGWLGLDWFKQQLPAWLQFSAEQHLLGPVKDPNFAFVILGRALSHARAMLARSHADRERLTIHQAGDHFMQSLEMKVQIRLLKQCKQLVRQGPQGQAAEQLRAWIYQQLTA, from the coding sequence ATGGCTGACTATCCGATCCTGGCAGTGGTGGGACACCCCAATAAGGGCAAGTCGTCGGTGGTGTCCGCCCTGACCCAGAACGACCAGGTGCATATATCGCCCCTTTCCGGCACCACCCGGGTGGCTCAGCACTTCAGTCTCAAGCTGGATGGAGAGACCGTGTTTGAGTTGGTGGACACGCCCGGTTTCCAGCGCGCCGCCAAATGCCTGGCCTGGTTGAGGGTCGAGGAGTTACCGGCGGATCAGCGGCCCGCCCGGGTGGCGGAATTCGTTGAACAGTTCAGGAGTTCCGGCCAGTTCTTTGACGAAGTGGAGTTGCTGAAACCGATTGTGGCTGGCGCCGGGATCATCTACGTGGTGGACGGGTCGTTGCCCTACAGCCCGGAGTATGAGACGGAGATGGAGATCCTGCGCTGGACCGGTCGGCCGCGGCTGGCTCTGATCAACCCGATCGGGGGCGATGCCTACGTGGCCCAGTGGCAGCAGGCGCTGAACCAGTATTTCAGCCTGGTGAAGCAGTTTGACCCGTTGCACGCCAGCTTTGACCAGCATCTGCAACTGCTGCGCAGTTTCGGTGAGCTGGATTCCCGGCCGGGCCGGATATTTGATCAGGCGATCGAGCAGCTGGAGCAGTATCGCCGGCAGAAACTGGAGCAGGCTGCCCGTATCCTGGTGGAGAATCTCTACCGGTTGCTCACCTATCAGCAGTCCAGCAGCCGTCTGGAGCAGGCTGCCCGGGAGCAGCTGCCGGAACTGCTGCCGGCCGAGATCAGCCGCTTCAACCAGCACCTGAACTGGCTGGAGCGGGACGGTCAGCAACAGCTGGAGGCGCTGTTTCTCTACCATCGACTGGAGTCCGATCTGGCCCGGCTGGAGGTGCGCCAGAGTGAGTTGATGGATGAGTCTCAGTGGACGCTCTGGGGGCTGGAGAAAAAACAGCTGGTGTTGGTCAGCGCTGCGGCCGGCGCCACCCTGGGGCTGCTGGCGGATGCGGGGCTGGGTGGCAGTTCTCTGTTTGCCGGCGCGATCGGGGGTGGCGTGCTGGGGGGAGTTTCGGGCTGGCTCGGGCTGGACTGGTTCAAACAGCAGTTGCCAGCCTGGCTCCAGTTCAGCGCTGAGCAGCATCTGTTAGGGCCGGTCAAAGATCCCAACTTCGCATTTGTCATCCTGGGACGGGCCCTGAGTCACGCCCGGGCCATGCTGGCCCGCAGCCATGCCGACCGGGAGCGTCTGACGATTCACCAGGCGGGCGATCATTTCATGCAGTCACTGGAGATGAAAGTCCAGATCCGCTTGTTGAAACAGTGTAAACAGCTGGTCAGGCAGGGGCCGCAGGGCCAGGCGGCGGAACAGTTGCGGGCCTGGATCTACCAACAGCTGACCGCCTAG